A genomic window from Tolypothrix sp. PCC 7910 includes:
- a CDS encoding helix-turn-helix domain-containing protein → MTYYQTETGTKYSGNFDGKCLTPFQRKILQRSLQENLPESYRQRIEIMLLTDEGKSQTIICQTLGCCPATARHWMHIARTGMAHQWQDCAIGRPKAVNEEYLERLKELVIHSPRDYGYSFQRWTGNWLSQQLAKELGIKVSGHHINRLLKQMGLSIRPKASIAENITAEKTKNAKILIDDLKAANISDKAEFLPLNFAKLGTDSEIHGAKSIRSVSVSRTVQQYFGIFAFRGRISTLSGTI, encoded by the coding sequence ATGACGTACTACCAAACAGAAACTGGCACTAAATATTCGGGTAACTTTGATGGTAAATGTTTAACACCTTTTCAGCGTAAAATTCTGCAAAGGAGTTTACAAGAAAATCTACCTGAATCTTACCGTCAGCGGATTGAAATTATGTTACTGACAGATGAAGGAAAATCTCAAACCATAATTTGTCAGACGTTGGGATGCTGTCCGGCAACTGCTAGGCATTGGATGCATATAGCACGTACTGGGATGGCACATCAATGGCAAGATTGTGCAATTGGTCGTCCTAAAGCAGTAAATGAAGAATATTTAGAACGTTTAAAAGAACTTGTGATTCATAGCCCTCGTGATTACGGCTATTCTTTTCAGCGTTGGACAGGTAACTGGTTGAGTCAACAGTTAGCGAAAGAATTGGGAATTAAAGTCAGCGGTCATCACATCAATCGATTGCTGAAGCAAATGGGGTTATCAATTCGACCAAAAGCTAGCATTGCTGAGAATATAACAGCAGAAAAAACTAAGAATGCCAAAATTTTAATTGACGACCTCAAAGCCGCAAATATATCAGATAAAGCTGAATTTTTGCCTCTTAACTTTGCAAAATTAGGAACAGACTCAGAGATTCATGGTGCAAAATCTATCAGATCCGTTAGTGTCTCTAGAACAGTTCAGCAATATTTTGGGATATTCGCTTTCCGAGGCAGAATTTCAACGCTGTCTGGCACAATTTAA